The DNA window ATAGCTCTGAGGCCCTCTTACCCGAGTATGCCATGGCCTCTAGGAAGAGGGCGAGCTTGGCACCCCCATCCCTGACGCTATGATGGAGCGGATATACAAAACCCCCGTTCTCCTCGAAAGCACATATACCCCCAGAGGCTCTGAGGCCCTCGACAAGCCTTTTAATCCCAACAGCTGTATAGGAAACCCCTATACCAGCTTTTCTAAGATGCTCAGCTACATATTCAGATGTTGAGACAGCTGTGACAACCCTTCTAGCCCCTCTATATCTCCCCATCTCCGCCAGGTGGATCGCTATTATAGAGGCGCTCCTATCCCCCCAATGCGCCTCACCATCCTCCGAGACAAATATAGCTCTATCTCCATCGCTATCGTGCCCAACCCCTAGATCTGCTCCAACGCTTCTCACAACCCTCGAGAGATCCCCTAGAGTCTCTGGGGTAGGCTCGTAGTGTCTTGAAGGGGTTGGAGATGGATCCGCGTTTATGGCTAGCACCTTAACACCCAGCCTCCTAAGGATCTTAGGTGTTGTATAAGCTGTCACACTGTTTGCAGCATCAACCACAACTCTATAGCCTTTAGAGGATATCCTCTGGATATCGACTAGAGAGGCTATCCTATCAACATATAGATCTGCAACCCCCTCGACCCTTTTAAGAGAATGGCTTGCCTCGACATAGTCAACCCTTCTAAACCTTGATTCAAAGTATATTGCCTCCACCTCCTCCTCAACATTATCGCTAACCTCTATACCATCGGATCCTATGAGCTTTATACCAACATATTCAGGCGGGTTATGGCTTGCAGTGAACATTACACCAGCGTCGAAGCCCATCTCCCTAACAGCGAGCTGGAGAGCCGGTGTGGGGATCTTTCCAGCATCATATACCCTGACACCGGTGCTTATTAGACCTGCTATACCAGCATGATATATAGCCTCGGTCCCGCCTCTATAGTCCGAGGCCACCAGAACCCTTGCCCCTGGCTTGAGATATGTGCCTATCGCCATACATAGCCTAGATGCCTCGACAACCCCTAGATCCTTGTTGAAAACCCCTCTAACACCGTCAGTCCCAAATAACCTGGGCATTTTCTATCCAACCAATAAATCTCTTTGGGGTTTTTATATGGGGTTTGGAATGCGTGTAATATGGTTCGACGCCCTCACATCTAAGCAGTTGTTGATAGCAGCGTCTCTCAAGAAATATCTCTCGCCAAGGGGATATGATGTGATTATAACCTCGAGGAGGTATGACGCTATAGAGGGGCTGGCTGAAGCCCTAGGAATCGATGCTATCCTGATCGGTGGATATGGGGAGACGCTGTATGAGAAGCTTAGGATAGATATAGATAGGATGTCAAGGCTACTCGAGATCCTATATCCAAGGCTCAAAGATCTAGTGGCTGGGGTTTCCTACCCAAACCCAGCCGAGGCTAGGATCATATATGGCCTTGGAAAACCCCTCATAATACTCTCAGACACACCACACTCGATCCATGCCAATAGGCTCACACTACCCCTAGCATCATATCTAATCTATAGCGAGTGTATAGAGGATAGCGAGTGGAAGCCCTACCTACTCCCCCACACAAGGATCGTCAGATACCCTGGTGTAGATGAGCTCAGCTGGATCTTCTACCTAGAGGATGCACAGGATGCAAGGCATATTAAGAGCCTCGGCCTAGATGAGAAGGGCTACGTGGTTATCAGGCCTGAGGAGAGCAAGGCATCATACTATACATGGGGATCTAGGGAGGATATATGGTTCAAACTAATCGATGGAGTACTATCTATGGGTCTCTCAGCAGTCTTCCTACCTAGATACGAGGATCAGAGGAGGATGGTTGAGGAGAGATATAGAGATACCGTGGCAAGGGGGAAGATAGTGATACCCCCACCCAGAAAAGCCATAGGGCCGGCCCTGGCAAAGCACGCAGTAGCAGTGATTACTGGGGGAGGGACGATGGCTAGAGAAGCTGCGCTCTATGGCGTCCCAGGGATCACTTTATTCCCCATGGAACTCTCGGTGGATAGATGCCTAGCATCTAGAGGAATACCTATATACAGAGTAGATAATGTGGAGAGGGTTCTCGAGATTATAGAGAGATCAGCTAGGGATCCCGATGCATATGTGGATAAGGTTAGACAAGCTATCCAGGGTCTAACCCCGCCTAACGAGATAATATATAGTGTGCTCAAGGAAATCTCGATCTAGAAGAAAATATATGATTTACTAATAAATAAATATATTATTCGCCTAATGCTATAATATGATGAACGATGCCCATGCCACGGGAACCCGGTATAGGGATAAAGCTATTAGTGGCTATAGGGGTTTCGATATTCATAGTATCAGCCCTGATAGGCGGGATCTCCCCCGATAGCATTAAAAACGCTCT is part of the Sulfolobales archaeon genome and encodes:
- the glmM gene encoding phosphoglucosamine mutase → MPRLFGTDGVRGVFNKDLGVVEASRLCMAIGTYLKPGARVLVASDYRGGTEAIYHAGIAGLISTGVRVYDAGKIPTPALQLAVREMGFDAGVMFTASHNPPEYVGIKLIGSDGIEVSDNVEEEVEAIYFESRFRRVDYVEASHSLKRVEGVADLYVDRIASLVDIQRISSKGYRVVVDAANSVTAYTTPKILRRLGVKVLAINADPSPTPSRHYEPTPETLGDLSRVVRSVGADLGVGHDSDGDRAIFVSEDGEAHWGDRSASIIAIHLAEMGRYRGARRVVTAVSTSEYVAEHLRKAGIGVSYTAVGIKRLVEGLRASGGICAFEENGGFVYPLHHSVRDGGAKLALFLEAMAYSGKRASELFSVFPKVYIVKTKIPMDRSKALKAVEAVKQVYKGFEVVDVDGVRVATPGGWFLVRPSGTEPVLRIMLESPSEDEGRRMLSEILSIVRGVT
- a CDS encoding DUF354 domain-containing protein, with product MGFGMRVIWFDALTSKQLLIAASLKKYLSPRGYDVIITSRRYDAIEGLAEALGIDAILIGGYGETLYEKLRIDIDRMSRLLEILYPRLKDLVAGVSYPNPAEARIIYGLGKPLIILSDTPHSIHANRLTLPLASYLIYSECIEDSEWKPYLLPHTRIVRYPGVDELSWIFYLEDAQDARHIKSLGLDEKGYVVIRPEESKASYYTWGSREDIWFKLIDGVLSMGLSAVFLPRYEDQRRMVEERYRDTVARGKIVIPPPRKAIGPALAKHAVAVITGGGTMAREAALYGVPGITLFPMELSVDRCLASRGIPIYRVDNVERVLEIIERSARDPDAYVDKVRQAIQGLTPPNEIIYSVLKEISI